Genomic DNA from Nitrosarchaeum koreense MY1:
TTCTTGTCATAATTTGCAAGTGTTCAGGAGCCAATTCATTTGCAAGTTTTATCATATCAGAATTATTTTTACATATGGCAATAAAGCCATTTTCTTTAAGACTAGTTTTAACAAAGTCACTTCGGTTAATTTTATTGACCATATCGGTGATGATTTTATCTACAGATTTTGCAAGTTTTTCTGAATTTGTTATCAAGTAACAAAGAGTATCGTTGCTGTGTTCTGATTGGGATATCAGATCCAGTGCAATGTATTTTGGATTTGCAGTTACATCTGCAATGATTCCTAATTCAGTAGGACCTGCAAGCATATCGATTGACGTTATTTCACTAATCATAAACTTTGCAAGTGTTACAAATGCTCCACCAGGTCCAATTATTTTATCAACTTTTGGAATTGATTTTGTGCCAAATGATAAAGCAGCAATTGCTTGTGCACCTCCAACACGATAAATTTCAGTCGCACCACAAATATTTGCAGCTACAATAGTAAGTGGATCAATTTTCCCATCAGAATTTGGAGGAGATACAACTACAATTCTTTTGACTCCAGCAATTTTTGCAGGAATAACAGACATTATGACAGAACTTGGATATCTCGCTAGACCACCTGGGATATAACATCCAACGCTTTGTATTGGTGTAAATTTCTTTGAAATTTTAATTCCATCGGTATTGATAGTTTTATTTTTTAGGATTGATTTTACAATAGATTCAGTTTTTTCTAATCTCAATTTAGCTAGTTGTATTGCATCTATTTTATTTTTAGATACTTTGGAAAATGCATCTTTTATTTCATTTTGAGATAAGCGTAGTGAAGTAACTTTGGCACCACTAAATTGTTTCTCATATTTTCTTATTGCAGAATCTCCATTTTTTTGTACATTTTTTAATATAGATTCAACTATGGATTTGTTTTTTTGAGGCTGTTTTGGCAATATTTGAGCTGAAAATTTTTCAACATTAGTTACTCGAATTATTTTCATCAATTTTCTTCATCACGCTTAATCTCCTCTAGCTCTAGAATTTGTCGCGGTTCATGAACAACTAGTCCTTGGGCAATTTTTCGTAGTTTTGGAATTAATTTGTGAAAATCTTCTTTAAGAATCACTGTGTTAATGCCAAACCATCCTTCTTCACTAAGTGGACTTATTGTTGGTTTTTTAAGAGAAGGTATTTGTTGCAAGAGTTTTTTGAGATTCTGTTCTTCTACGTTGAGATAGATGTGTAAATATTTTCTCCCATGTACTGCACCACGCATAAGAGTTACAATGTCAAATATTT
This window encodes:
- the hisD gene encoding histidinol dehydrogenase, producing MKIIRVTNVEKFSAQILPKQPQKNKSIVESILKNVQKNGDSAIRKYEKQFSGAKVTSLRLSQNEIKDAFSKVSKNKIDAIQLAKLRLEKTESIVKSILKNKTINTDGIKISKKFTPIQSVGCYIPGGLARYPSSVIMSVIPAKIAGVKRIVVVSPPNSDGKIDPLTIVAANICGATEIYRVGGAQAIAALSFGTKSIPKVDKIIGPGGAFVTLAKFMISEITSIDMLAGPTELGIIADVTANPKYIALDLISQSEHSNDTLCYLITNSEKLAKSVDKIITDMVNKINRSDFVKTSLKENGFIAICKNNSDMIKLANELAPEHLQIMTRNPDAFGTKITSAGLVLLGHDTPSSASDYLLGSNHILPTNRFGKTRGSLSVLDFLKINTQVSTSKSILSKISKHLEIFTEAEGLPNHYEAVRGRIK